A region of Natribaculum luteum DNA encodes the following proteins:
- a CDS encoding Era-like GTP-binding protein, whose amino-acid sequence MGLFTELKDSISRVTERLFSEQEPKRIGIYGPPNAGKTTLANRIARDWTGDAVGAESHVPHETRRARRKENVDIERDGKKVTIDIVDTPGVTTKVDYEEFTDEMSKDDAIRRSREATEGVAEAMHWLREDVDGVIYVLDSAEDPITQVNTMLIGIIESRDLPVLIFANKIDLEESSVKRIEDAFPQHETIPLSAKEGDNMDEVYDSIAEYFG is encoded by the coding sequence ATGGGACTGTTCACAGAACTCAAAGATAGTATCTCTCGCGTTACGGAACGCCTGTTTTCGGAACAGGAGCCCAAGCGGATCGGTATCTACGGTCCGCCGAATGCCGGGAAAACGACGCTGGCGAATCGAATTGCGCGCGACTGGACCGGCGACGCGGTCGGTGCCGAAAGTCACGTTCCACACGAGACGCGACGTGCGCGCAGGAAGGAAAACGTCGATATCGAACGCGACGGCAAGAAGGTCACGATCGACATCGTCGACACGCCGGGGGTGACGACGAAAGTCGACTACGAGGAGTTTACCGACGAGATGAGCAAGGACGACGCCATCCGCAGGTCCCGCGAGGCGACGGAGGGCGTCGCCGAGGCGATGCACTGGCTGCGCGAGGACGTCGACGGCGTTATCTACGTGTTAGACAGTGCCGAAGACCCGATCACGCAGGTCAACACGATGCTGATCGGGATCATCGAGTCCCGCGACCTTCCGGTCCTCATCTTCGCGAACAAGATCGACCTGGAGGAGTCGAGCGTCAAACGCATCGAAGACGCCTTCCCCCAACACGAGACGATCCCGCTTTCGGCGAAGGAGGGTGACAACATGGACGAAGTGTACGACAGCATCGCGGAGTACTTCGGGTGA
- a CDS encoding DUF2073 domain-containing protein — protein MPEARGKDDADGVQIDLISGQRMDEMATMEKIRMILDGVHDGKIVILEEGLTPDEESRLIEVTMTEISPDEFNGIEIETYPKSSANNSSLLGRLMGNSESNAKLTVIGPADQIETLHKDETLISALVSRN, from the coding sequence ATGCCAGAAGCACGAGGGAAAGACGACGCCGACGGCGTTCAGATCGACCTCATCAGTGGCCAGCGGATGGACGAGATGGCCACCATGGAGAAGATCCGGATGATCCTGGATGGCGTCCACGACGGAAAGATCGTCATCCTCGAGGAGGGACTTACCCCTGACGAGGAGAGCAGGCTCATCGAGGTGACGATGACCGAGATCAGCCCGGACGAGTTCAACGGCATCGAGATCGAGACTTACCCGAAGTCGAGTGCGAACAACTCGTCGCTGCTCGGGCGGTTGATGGGCAATAGCGAATCGAACGCCAAACTGACCGTGATCGGGCCGGCCGATCAGATCGAAACACTCCACAAAGACGAAACGCTCATCAGCGCACTCGTGTCCCGAAACTAA
- a CDS encoding Zn-ribbon domain-containing protein, translating to MPHQCTNCGRTFADGSKEMLSGCPDCGGNKFQFVPSTSAKSSAAAQSRERAEQRPSDDSDGAISRGVETVREFVSDGTSDDRSWPSHDDAETAASDSSTGEFAAWPDSARPPEDRSSVGNESSASGMPSSGDEPSSVDTSRAGPRPDADATTDVGDGTRRDETEDTAQADARSEVVSSEELPAHSARPDEDERPDHGRVVSEPSDDRPSLEELREELNDQFESIKILRPGQYELNLMELYDREEYIVSLQEDGRYVINVPDSWRDAE from the coding sequence ATGCCTCACCAGTGTACGAACTGCGGCCGCACGTTCGCCGATGGGTCCAAAGAGATGCTCTCTGGATGTCCCGACTGTGGTGGCAACAAGTTCCAGTTCGTCCCGTCCACCAGCGCGAAATCGAGCGCGGCCGCCCAGTCGCGCGAACGCGCCGAACAGCGTCCGTCCGACGACTCCGACGGCGCGATCTCTCGAGGCGTCGAGACGGTTCGCGAGTTCGTCTCCGACGGAACGAGCGACGATCGCTCGTGGCCGTCACACGACGACGCTGAAACCGCCGCGTCGGACTCCTCGACCGGCGAGTTCGCGGCGTGGCCCGACTCCGCCCGCCCGCCAGAAGACCGATCGTCGGTCGGCAACGAGTCGTCGGCCTCCGGGATGCCGTCGAGCGGTGACGAACCCTCGAGCGTCGACACGTCCCGTGCTGGACCGAGACCCGACGCCGACGCCACGACGGACGTCGGCGATGGCACACGTCGAGACGAGACCGAAGACACGGCACAGGCCGACGCCCGAAGCGAGGTCGTCTCGTCCGAGGAGTTGCCCGCACACTCGGCGCGTCCTGACGAGGACGAGCGGCCGGACCACGGCCGCGTCGTCAGCGAGCCGTCCGACGACCGGCCATCGCTCGAGGAACTTCGCGAGGAGCTCAACGATCAGTTCGAGAGTATCAAGATCCTCCGTCCGGGCCAGTACGAACTCAACCTGATGGAACTGTACGATCGCGAAGAGTACATCGTCTCGTTGCAAGAGGACGGTCGGTACGTTATCAACGTACCAGACTCCTGGCGCGACGCAGAGTAA
- a CDS encoding DUF7089 family protein, giving the protein MFEARELSNAVESVRDEHAPDTLVVDCARDFETLPPAVAEDLGLLVDALEPASYPAEWLPADAPTLLCRYASSDFTVGMPGDGSVAWTCQTHPPVVLVKPRVQGSPESFIDFLLAEALVEVGLDVPEHFLGFFEDGYRDLDAALPLEANGTYQVAAALYDGWKGLQTRDVFATWYDENPTLADAWQDAGTRLEGRVSELPAAVARGETDFADATELACSAIKHAIELPAPFAALDTTAYRDHGPAYAIRWAEKTFEALS; this is encoded by the coding sequence ATGTTCGAGGCCCGCGAACTCTCGAATGCCGTCGAGTCGGTTCGCGACGAGCACGCACCCGACACGCTCGTGGTCGACTGCGCGCGCGACTTCGAGACGCTCCCGCCGGCCGTCGCCGAGGATCTCGGCTTACTCGTCGACGCTCTCGAGCCGGCGAGCTATCCCGCGGAGTGGCTCCCAGCAGACGCGCCGACGCTCCTGTGCCGATACGCGAGCAGCGACTTCACCGTCGGAATGCCCGGCGATGGCAGCGTCGCCTGGACGTGCCAGACCCACCCGCCCGTCGTGCTCGTGAAACCGCGCGTACAGGGGTCTCCCGAATCGTTCATCGACTTCCTGCTCGCCGAAGCACTCGTCGAGGTCGGCCTCGACGTTCCGGAGCACTTCCTCGGGTTCTTCGAGGACGGCTACCGCGATCTCGACGCCGCGCTCCCGCTCGAGGCGAACGGGACGTACCAGGTCGCGGCCGCGCTCTACGACGGCTGGAAGGGCCTCCAGACGCGAGACGTGTTCGCAACCTGGTACGACGAGAATCCCACCCTCGCCGACGCGTGGCAAGATGCCGGGACGAGACTCGAGGGTCGCGTCTCCGAACTACCGGCGGCGGTCGCTCGCGGCGAGACGGACTTCGCGGACGCCACGGAACTGGCCTGTAGCGCGATCAAGCACGCGATCGAACTCCCGGCACCCTTCGCGGCGCTCGATACGACGGCGTATCGCGACCACGGCCCGGCCTACGCGATCCGGTGGGCCGAGAAGACGTTCGAGGCGCTTTCCTAG
- a CDS encoding nucleoside triphosphate pyrophosphohydrolase has protein sequence MTRYDKLVRDRIPEIIVADGKQPVVHVSDDDEYERRLREKLREEADEFAESGDLEELADVLEVIDAVLENRGASRARLERLRREKRDRRGGFSKRIVLERVESDDADS, from the coding sequence GTGACCCGGTACGACAAGCTCGTTCGCGACCGGATTCCGGAGATCATCGTGGCCGACGGAAAGCAGCCGGTCGTCCACGTCTCCGACGACGACGAATACGAACGGCGACTCCGAGAGAAACTGCGCGAGGAAGCAGACGAGTTCGCCGAGAGCGGCGACCTCGAGGAACTCGCGGACGTTCTCGAGGTGATCGACGCCGTCCTCGAAAACCGGGGAGCGTCGAGAGCGCGCCTCGAACGGCTCAGACGGGAGAAACGCGACCGACGCGGTGGGTTTTCGAAACGGATCGTTCTCGAGCGGGTCGAGAGCGACGACGCCGATTCCTAG
- a CDS encoding DUF7090 family protein — translation MEYSLEIDETPETVPGGTGVLLLHPSTGETDRIDTDFLKTDTDHFLVVSTRTTAREVRQKLEYYDVDESCADILDTLSIERGYSRRSSDNVHYVAAPDDLDGIVEQVRRFLDANDGKLRISFDSVTELAYYAGDEPTLEATERILDLLEEHDAVGLFHLSEEVHDDDVVADFRALFDGVIDLDEDGTVTAKF, via the coding sequence ATGGAGTACTCGCTCGAGATCGACGAGACACCGGAGACGGTACCAGGGGGGACAGGCGTTCTCTTGCTCCACCCGAGTACGGGTGAAACAGACCGCATCGACACCGACTTTCTCAAGACCGACACCGACCACTTCCTCGTCGTCTCGACGCGAACGACCGCCCGCGAAGTCAGACAGAAACTCGAGTACTACGACGTCGACGAGAGCTGCGCCGACATTCTCGACACCCTGAGCATCGAACGCGGCTACTCGCGGCGCTCGAGCGACAACGTTCACTACGTCGCTGCACCCGACGACCTCGACGGAATCGTCGAACAGGTCCGACGGTTTCTCGACGCCAACGACGGGAAACTCCGGATCAGCTTCGACTCAGTCACCGAACTCGCATACTACGCCGGCGACGAACCGACCCTCGAGGCGACCGAGCGAATCCTGGACCTGCTCGAGGAACACGACGCTGTCGGTCTCTTTCACCTCTCCGAGGAGGTCCACGACGACGACGTCGTCGCCGACTTCCGTGCGCTGTTCGACGGCGTGATCGACCTCGACGAGGACGGGACGGTCACGGCCAAGTTCTGA
- a CDS encoding class I SAM-dependent methyltransferase, with product MSVREEFDAWAEAGRDRGMEERHWHTAKHALARMPVESGDVVLDLGCGSGYAGRAIRETYDADRVYGLDGAPEMARNARGYTDDQKVGYVVGDFGSLPFADDSIDHVWSMEAFYYAADPHRALEEIVRVLRPGGTFYCAVNYYEENVHSHEWQASISVEMTRWSRRQYREAFREAGLHVAEQDNVPDREITIPAEAEFPLEEWNTREEMVERYRELGTLLTVGVAP from the coding sequence ATGAGCGTTCGCGAGGAGTTCGACGCCTGGGCCGAAGCGGGCCGCGACAGAGGAATGGAAGAACGCCACTGGCACACTGCCAAACACGCACTCGCGAGGATGCCGGTCGAGTCCGGCGACGTCGTCCTCGATCTGGGCTGTGGGAGCGGCTACGCGGGCAGGGCCATCCGCGAGACCTACGACGCGGATCGCGTCTACGGACTCGACGGCGCACCCGAGATGGCTCGCAACGCCCGAGGCTATACCGACGACCAGAAGGTCGGCTACGTCGTCGGCGACTTCGGGTCGCTGCCCTTCGCCGACGACTCGATCGACCACGTCTGGTCGATGGAGGCGTTCTACTACGCCGCCGACCCCCACCGAGCACTCGAGGAGATCGTTCGCGTCCTCCGGCCCGGCGGCACCTTCTACTGTGCCGTCAACTACTACGAGGAGAACGTCCACTCCCACGAGTGGCAGGCGTCGATCTCGGTCGAGATGACCCGCTGGTCTCGCCGGCAGTACCGCGAGGCCTTCCGCGAGGCTGGTCTCCACGTTGCCGAACAGGACAACGTCCCCGATCGCGAGATTACGATTCCGGCGGAAGCCGAGTTCCCCCTCGAGGAGTGGAACACCCGCGAGGAGATGGTCGAACGCTACCGCGAGCTCGGGACGCTCCTCACTGTCGGCGTCGCGCCCTGA
- a CDS encoding DUF1684 domain-containing protein: MTDSVDVDRWTSELEEKRDEKDRFFAEHPQSPIPPGERDGFDGLEYFPPDPDYRVSATVTVHDDPNPVTMETTAGREVRYLRVATLAFDLERDDADLEDGTFELAAYQQEGAREEALFVPFRDKTTGQQTYRGGRYMELETERGLETGDEIVVDFNLAYSPFCAYSETFDCPLPPEENWLEVAIPAGERFER, from the coding sequence ATGACAGATTCCGTCGACGTCGACCGCTGGACGAGCGAACTCGAGGAGAAACGCGACGAGAAAGACCGCTTTTTCGCCGAACACCCGCAGTCGCCGATCCCGCCGGGAGAACGCGACGGGTTCGACGGGCTCGAGTACTTCCCGCCGGACCCGGACTACCGCGTGAGCGCGACCGTCACCGTCCACGACGATCCCAACCCGGTGACGATGGAGACGACGGCGGGTCGCGAGGTTCGCTACCTCCGGGTGGCGACCCTCGCGTTCGACCTCGAGCGCGACGACGCGGATCTCGAGGACGGCACGTTCGAACTGGCTGCCTACCAGCAGGAGGGTGCACGCGAAGAGGCGCTGTTCGTCCCCTTCCGGGACAAGACGACCGGCCAGCAAACGTACCGGGGCGGGCGGTACATGGAACTCGAGACCGAGCGGGGTCTGGAGACGGGCGACGAGATCGTCGTCGACTTCAACCTCGCGTACTCGCCGTTCTGTGCCTACAGCGAGACGTTCGACTGCCCGCTCCCGCCCGAGGAGAACTGGCTCGAGGTGGCGATTCCGGCGGGCGAACGGTTCGAACGGTAG
- a CDS encoding high-potential iron-sulfur protein, with the protein MPNELSKERRRFLQLTGATAVVGLAGCGGNGNGDGGDGGDGGDGGDGGDDEVPSEYEGATALDGTEYDPNADLLAKDDVQYQEEPSDGEACENCRFYVPDQNDDGMGACVEVEGLIDPQGWCTLFQEFEGDGGNETDGNETDGNETDGNETGNESA; encoded by the coding sequence ATGCCCAACGAGTTATCGAAAGAGCGGCGACGCTTCCTCCAGTTGACCGGTGCGACTGCTGTCGTCGGACTCGCCGGCTGTGGCGGTAATGGGAACGGTGATGGCGGCGACGGTGGTGACGGCGGCGACGGCGGCGACGGCGGCGACGACGAGGTCCCGTCGGAGTACGAGGGCGCGACCGCACTGGACGGGACGGAGTACGATCCCAACGCCGACCTCCTGGCGAAAGACGACGTCCAGTATCAGGAGGAACCCAGCGACGGCGAAGCCTGCGAGAACTGTCGCTTCTACGTCCCAGACCAGAACGACGACGGCATGGGTGCCTGCGTCGAAGTCGAGGGACTGATCGACCCGCAGGGATGGTGTACGCTCTTCCAGGAGTTCGAAGGCGACGGCGGTAACGAAACCGACGGTAACGAAACTGACGGTAACGAAACTGACGGTAACGAGACCGGGAACGAGAGCGCATAA
- a CDS encoding ATP-dependent DNA helicase, whose translation MTDWRAVFGHDEPYDEQVDGIETAIDTAREGGYTVIEGACGTGKTMIALTAGIDLVRDPETDFERVFVLTSVKQQLRQFEADLETINANLPTGWNPVSGLTLVGKADVCPYNRERAANFDDGNVYDRCETLRDRTRDLVGEGGETTAGSLAANARSQQIGLADSGRQGGGGRFLETAGEPTPYPPDLPAYGDGGAVGSEIEYCPFYAQYLEDLPDEGSDGDAAEAVPFDFTETGLVTPEDLVALSARHGTCPHSVMGALLGHAEVVIGNYYHAFDPQTTAAFTAALLDDSTFLVCDEAHMLEPRVRDLVSDGVADTTLRDAETELSRVIQPIKFEREGRRAEGGSMTADAELVRAELADSDVSFEELERTRQFVRDLREELDRRVRAYLDRTHRGWQSTLTDLEDDEIPLRDPATPAQDELSEWADGAGYGDVAWVRAEHVGAVVERILDEAEDEERARATPAVGRVLGEWYRCGHTDYFREIELERTWDDTEPADSWRRAYTARLALHNCVPSDAIGSRLSAFGGGILMSATLEPMEAFAEVTGLEYVEREEDRPVVERRYGLHFPAENRESFAVAAPKFTYDNRGRPGEENPTRTHYADAISKVARVPGNVLVGMPSYGEAEWAAGVLEDRVDKPVLLDESSADEVTESLKDDFFTGEGKVLVTSLRGTLTEGVDYSGDRLNAAVVCGVPIVNTSSPRTEAVRRAYDETFGEGFAYALLVPAVRKARQATGRVIRGPEDVGVRVLLDERYARDSWDSVRGYLPADEREAFQPVSPDMLEFGLDRIRDRLEEP comes from the coding sequence ATGACGGACTGGCGCGCTGTCTTCGGACACGACGAGCCCTACGACGAGCAGGTCGACGGCATCGAGACGGCCATCGACACTGCCCGCGAGGGCGGCTACACCGTGATCGAGGGTGCCTGCGGGACGGGCAAGACCATGATCGCCCTGACCGCGGGCATCGACCTCGTGCGCGACCCCGAGACCGACTTCGAGCGCGTGTTCGTGCTCACGAGCGTCAAACAGCAACTGCGTCAGTTCGAGGCCGACCTCGAGACGATCAACGCGAACCTGCCGACCGGCTGGAACCCGGTTTCTGGACTCACGCTGGTCGGGAAAGCCGACGTCTGTCCGTACAACCGCGAGAGAGCGGCGAACTTCGACGACGGGAACGTCTACGACCGCTGTGAGACGCTGCGAGACCGGACCCGTGACCTGGTCGGCGAGGGCGGCGAGACGACGGCGGGGAGTCTCGCGGCGAACGCGCGGAGCCAGCAGATCGGACTCGCCGACAGCGGCCGCCAGGGCGGCGGCGGGCGCTTTCTCGAGACGGCCGGCGAACCGACGCCGTACCCGCCCGACCTGCCGGCGTACGGTGACGGCGGCGCGGTCGGAAGCGAGATCGAGTACTGTCCGTTCTACGCGCAGTACCTCGAGGACCTGCCAGACGAGGGAAGCGACGGCGACGCCGCCGAGGCGGTCCCCTTCGACTTCACCGAAACCGGACTCGTCACGCCCGAGGACCTCGTGGCGCTGTCGGCACGCCACGGCACCTGTCCCCACTCGGTGATGGGCGCGCTGCTGGGCCACGCCGAGGTCGTGATCGGCAACTACTACCACGCGTTCGACCCGCAGACGACCGCGGCGTTCACCGCTGCGTTGCTCGACGATTCGACGTTTCTCGTCTGTGACGAGGCACACATGCTCGAGCCGCGCGTCCGCGACCTCGTCAGCGACGGCGTCGCCGACACCACGTTGCGCGACGCCGAGACCGAACTCTCGCGGGTGATCCAGCCGATCAAATTCGAACGCGAGGGACGACGGGCCGAGGGCGGTTCGATGACCGCCGACGCCGAACTCGTGCGGGCGGAACTGGCCGATTCGGACGTCTCCTTCGAGGAACTCGAGCGGACCCGCCAGTTCGTCCGCGACCTCCGCGAGGAACTCGACCGTCGCGTGCGGGCCTACCTCGATCGGACCCACCGCGGCTGGCAGTCGACCCTCACGGACCTCGAGGACGACGAGATTCCGCTGCGAGACCCCGCGACGCCCGCGCAGGACGAACTCTCCGAGTGGGCCGACGGGGCGGGCTACGGCGACGTCGCCTGGGTCCGGGCCGAACACGTCGGCGCGGTGGTCGAGCGGATCCTGGACGAGGCAGAAGACGAAGAACGGGCGAGAGCCACGCCCGCCGTCGGGCGCGTCCTGGGAGAGTGGTACCGGTGTGGACACACCGACTACTTCCGCGAGATCGAACTCGAGCGCACCTGGGACGACACCGAACCCGCCGACTCGTGGCGACGCGCCTACACCGCCCGCCTCGCCTTGCACAACTGCGTGCCAAGCGACGCGATCGGCTCGCGCCTTTCGGCTTTCGGCGGCGGCATCCTGATGAGCGCGACCCTGGAGCCGATGGAGGCGTTCGCCGAGGTGACGGGCCTCGAGTACGTCGAGCGGGAGGAAGACCGTCCGGTCGTCGAGCGCCGCTACGGCCTGCACTTCCCCGCGGAGAACCGCGAGAGCTTCGCCGTCGCCGCGCCGAAGTTCACCTACGACAACCGGGGCCGGCCCGGCGAGGAGAATCCGACCCGGACCCACTACGCCGACGCGATCTCGAAGGTCGCCCGCGTGCCCGGCAACGTCCTCGTCGGGATGCCCAGTTACGGCGAGGCGGAGTGGGCCGCAGGCGTCCTCGAGGATCGCGTCGACAAACCCGTCTTGCTCGACGAGTCGAGCGCCGACGAGGTCACGGAGTCGCTGAAAGACGACTTCTTCACAGGCGAGGGGAAGGTGCTGGTGACGAGCCTTCGCGGCACGCTCACAGAGGGCGTCGACTACAGCGGCGATCGCCTCAACGCGGCCGTCGTCTGTGGCGTTCCGATCGTCAACACCTCGAGTCCGCGGACCGAGGCCGTTCGGCGAGCCTACGACGAGACGTTCGGCGAGGGGTTCGCCTATGCCCTGCTCGTTCCCGCGGTGCGAAAGGCCAGGCAGGCGACCGGACGAGTCATCCGTGGCCCCGAGGACGTCGGTGTCCGTGTCCTGCTCGACGAACGCTACGCTCGCGACAGCTGGGATTCCGTTCGCGGCTACCTGCCCGCCGACGAACGCGAGGCGTTCCAGCCGGTCAGCCCCGACATGCTCGAGTTCGGTCTCGATCGAATCCGGGATCGACTCGAGGAGCCGTGA
- a CDS encoding DUF7521 family protein: MDRYTAIIALANTTTLVVGGLIVLLAYRAFRRTGSSPLRAVAVGFGFIVTGSLLGGLVHLIGENVALGIAVQSSFTAGGFVVLWYSLYTSGSTATTIRRSTG, from the coding sequence ATGGACCGATATACCGCTATCATCGCGCTCGCGAACACCACCACGCTCGTCGTCGGCGGGCTAATCGTGCTGCTCGCTTACCGGGCGTTCCGTCGAACCGGTTCGTCACCGCTTCGCGCGGTCGCCGTCGGGTTCGGGTTCATCGTCACCGGCTCGCTTTTGGGCGGTCTCGTGCACCTCATCGGCGAGAACGTCGCCCTCGGCATCGCCGTCCAGAGCTCGTTCACCGCCGGGGGATTCGTCGTGCTGTGGTACTCGCTGTACACGAGCGGATCGACGGCGACCACGATCAGACGATCGACCGGGTGA
- a CDS encoding ABC transporter ATP-binding protein, whose protein sequence is MTDLALESVTRRYDGTTALESIDLTVRDGEFFTLVGPSGCGKTTTLRVIAGFEEPTEGTIRFDGRETTGVPPEERDVGVVFQSYALFPHMTVAENVGYGLRFRDPPKGTSEDERIAELLDLVDLPGTEERAPTELSGGQQQRVALARALAPEPSLLLLDEPMSALDARLRESLRRQLKRIQSDLEITTVYVTHDQAEALAISDRVAVMSDGRIEQVGTPEEIYREPATRFVAEFVGDNNVFEGRVLERDGEGTSVDVDGDVFRLPPLETDADRLTFCVRPEALSRAVEANRLEVDVETSEFLGESVRVHGRRNGTPVVLRVSDPPSDETVTVGFDPEAVHVVDG, encoded by the coding sequence GTGACTGACCTGGCTCTCGAGTCCGTCACCAGACGCTACGACGGGACGACCGCACTCGAGTCGATCGACCTCACGGTCCGCGACGGGGAGTTTTTCACCCTCGTCGGCCCGTCCGGCTGTGGGAAGACGACGACGCTGCGGGTGATCGCCGGCTTCGAGGAGCCCACCGAGGGGACGATCCGCTTCGACGGCCGGGAGACGACCGGCGTGCCGCCCGAAGAACGCGACGTCGGCGTCGTCTTCCAGAGTTACGCCCTGTTTCCGCACATGACCGTCGCCGAAAACGTCGGCTACGGGCTGCGCTTTCGCGACCCGCCCAAGGGGACGAGCGAGGACGAACGGATCGCCGAGTTGCTCGACCTGGTCGACCTGCCGGGGACCGAAGAGCGAGCGCCGACGGAGCTGTCGGGCGGCCAGCAACAGCGGGTCGCCCTGGCTCGAGCACTCGCCCCCGAACCCAGCCTGCTGTTGCTCGACGAACCCATGAGCGCGCTCGACGCACGCCTCCGGGAGTCGCTGCGCCGACAGCTCAAACGCATCCAGTCGGACCTCGAGATCACGACCGTCTACGTCACCCACGACCAGGCGGAGGCGCTGGCGATCTCCGACCGCGTCGCCGTGATGTCCGACGGCCGGATCGAGCAGGTCGGCACGCCAGAGGAGATCTACCGCGAGCCCGCCACGCGCTTCGTCGCCGAGTTCGTCGGCGACAACAACGTCTTCGAGGGCCGGGTGCTCGAGCGCGACGGCGAGGGGACGAGCGTCGACGTCGACGGCGACGTCTTCCGGCTCCCGCCACTCGAGACCGACGCCGACAGACTCACCTTCTGCGTCCGTCCCGAGGCGCTCTCGCGGGCGGTCGAGGCGAACCGACTCGAGGTCGACGTCGAGACGAGCGAGTTCCTCGGCGAGAGCGTCCGGGTGCACGGCCGCCGGAACGGCACGCCGGTCGTCCTTCGGGTGAGCGACCCCCCTTCAGACGAGACGGTCACGGTCGGGTTCGATCCCGAAGCGGTCCACGTCGTCGACGGCTGA